The DNA sequence agcacaagaatgtcttttggggcacaacacatcacgtcgagcatgaaagtcgcagccagctacgggaagaactgagtcttcaacctactcttgaacgcgtcaagagaggggctcatAGAAGTAGTCATTTAAATGATTTGACTTCAAAAACATCGACACTGAGGACGCAGTTGTTTGAGTCGCCTCTTAGTTCTGCTACTGAAAGGTACTGGGTTTTCAGACATTCTTGACTTCCAGGATTTTCATAATATAGGCTACACAAGAACAGCACGATGAAACTACTCGTGGGTCTATGTGTGGCCTTGTACTTCGCTGTCATCGAGGCATCTCTGATTCCGTAAGttgatttcattttttttaactggTGTTCATTcaattgtatgtgtgtatggtgtgatATAGCCAGAGTATTGTTAACGGACAGCATACATGATGTCATTAAACTTCAAGGTATGGTTTCATTTCCGGCAAAGCACATTATCCAACTTCCAAACACATTTTGAAAGTTATTGGCTTTTTGTAGCAGGTCATAATGCCATTAGGTAAACCTGCTGAATTGAACGTTTAAACTGAATAATTCTGTCATTGCAGCGATCCCTACCCAGAAAGCAAAGAAGATGCGGCGACATTGTTTCAGTGAGTaagctttgtttgtctgtcttgtttgtctAATGTCTGAttttctgactgtctgtctctctctcgctctgtctcttgCTCCACTGTCTGTCcggctgtctgtctatctacctgtctgtctgtctctctctctttctctctctcggcccctatctctctctctctcggcccctatctctctctctctccctctctctctctccctctctttccctgcctctctgtccctccctccccctctctctctcccccatctctctctctctctctctctcccccatctctctctctctctctctctctctctctctctctctctctctctctctctctctctctctcttagattcgatgtatgtgtgcacgtgcgttCGTATGAATACAAGTATATGCGCGATAATGCTCtctcgcgcgcgtgtgtttgtatgtgttgaaCAGGTGACTTAATGGGCTGTTCAAGTGGTCCGCATACAGACAAGAGATGTTGCTTTGCCTTCACTTTTATTTGAGTCATTCACTGATAGCGGGATCGATTCaagattgattgactgattgatatATGATATTTTATTGATGGATGGGTGAATGGATGGATGAGGGGGTGGATGGATGGAGTGATGTATGGATGAATAGATcgatggatgaatggatggtTAATGGGTGATTAAGATGGGTGGTTGATAGGTGGATGGGTGAGTGTTTCATTGGAATAATGGATGCACATTAATTCATTTATAAAATAATGATTCTGATATTTGTGCATCCCGATTGTTCTGCAAATGTCCACAGGTTGTGGAAGACAGACTACAGTAAGGTTTACAGAAAATCTGCTGAGGAAGGCTACCGCTTTGAAATGTTTGTCAGCAACGTGAAACACATCAACAACCTGAACAAACAGCACAGGTAAACTTTAGTATTTTTTTTCTGCATCTCACTGCTTGCTTCCCCCGCTTCTCCAATGTGtcactctgtctctatctccaCACTCTCTCGATATTAAAATTTTCTTTGTGCAGAGCAGTATCCTGAACGCAGATGTTCCATAATTATGCCGCTAAAAGAGAGGATAGAGTGACATTTGTTCTGCATAGGAATCCTCGCCAGTTTAGAAAAAGAAGGAATGATGACCCATGCAGCACAAAATACACCATttactatttatttcatttaattttatacctttttgttgttgttgttgttgttgatgctttCACTTCTTTTCCTTTCTCCTCTTTCATCCAATCTTTTTTACCTCCAGAGGAGAGGTGACATTTGAGTTGAATCAGTTCGCCGACATGTCACCTGCCGAGTTTCGTAACACAGTGCTGATGCCAAAGCGTACCCCACCTGTTCATCCTCCACACAAGTATGTGCAacgagtcagtgtgtgtgtgtgtgttgcgtgcgtgcgtgcatgagtgcgtgcatgcgtgcgtgtgtgtgtgtgtgtgcgtgcgtgcgcgtgtgtgtgccggGAGAGGGGTTAGATCAGCTGACATATACTATGTgtatgcgagagagagagagagagagagagagagagagagagggagagagagagagagagagagagagagagaatgagagaccggggggggggggggggggggtgtccgtgtcagtgtgtcagtgtgtctgtgtgcatgtctgtgtgcatgtctatgtctgccggtctgtctgtccatcttgcTGTGTCTACTGTGTTGCCTGACTGAAAGCCTGTCACAGATGTCCAACACTTGATGCTTGAGTGATTTTACAGGTACATGAAGGTGTCAGTCACAGATCCCCTGCCTGAATCTTTTGACTGGACAGAGCAGAGTACACAAGTGGTCACGTCTGTCAAAGACCAAGGTCTGTTTCACAATGAGTtgcttaattgattgattgatggatggatggatgggtagatgggtggatgggtgggtggatgggtgAATCGATGAATGGATTGATGGATTAACGGATGGATGGCTTGATGGATGGCTTGATAGATGGATGGCTTAATTGCTTGATGGCTTGATGGCTTGCTTGATGGATGGCTTGATGGATGGCTTGATGGGTTGCCTGATGGATGtcttgatggatggatgaatggctTGATGGATAGAATGATGGGTGGCTGGATGGCTTAATGGCTTGGTGGATGGATGTATGGATGGATAATGCCGTTTGATTGACAACAACGTTTGCAACCCTTCGGTCGGGATCTCCCTTTACGGACAGtaagtgtttgtttggttggttggttgactgATGGAGTAAGTGtatgtttggttggttggttgactgATGGAGtaagtgtttgtttggttggttggttgactgATGGAGTAagtgtttggttggttggttgactgATGGAGtaagtgtttgtttggttggttggttgactgATGGAGTAAGTGtatgtttggttggttggttgactgATGGAGTAagtgtttggttggttggttgactgATGGAGtaagtgtttgtttggttggttggttgaatgATGGAGTAAGTGTAtgtttggttgattggttgtctGATGGAGTAAGTGTATGTTTGGTTGACTGGTTGACTGATAGtggacggacggatggacggactGCATGGTCAATTGATTGATTAAGTGTGGGGAGGAGAATCATCGGACAAAAGGTCGGATAGTTTTAACATTCCATAACAAGCGCGGTCAGTGTTTTCTTCATGTTGCAGGCAGTGCAGGGACATGCTGGGCTTTCAGGTAAAACGAGACACCTTGCGACTGTACTCTTTGTTAACACTTATCTGCCTGCTGTCATTGTTTTATCTAATCGATTGAATTCCTTAAAGTTCGTTGATTAAATGCGATGCGAAAAATAAGAATATCGAACTACCTACATCCAATAAGAGGAAAAGTAGTCCAAAAGAGAAGCATGGTGCGCTAAATCTGTCCTGgttggtcaaggtcacatggtgCGCTAAATctgtcctggttggtcaaacaagtcacatggtgcactataTCGTTCCTGGTTGGTCAACGAAGTCACATGATGCACAAAATCAGTCATGTTGTTCATaaaagtcacatggtgcactaaagcagtcctggttggttaaggtcacatggtgcactaaatctGTCCTGGTTGGTCacacaagtcacatggtgcactaaagcagtcctggttggtcaacgaagtcacatggtgcactaaatcagtcaTATTGTTCATaaaagtcacatggtgcacgaAAATAGTTCTGGTTGGTCAGaaaagtcacatggtgcactaaagcagtcctggttggtcaaaaaagtcacatggtgcactaaatcggTCCTGGTTGGTCAACGAAGTCACATGATGCACAAAATCAGTCATGTTGTTCATaaaagtcacatggtgcactaaagcAGTCTTGGTTGGTCAAAAAGTCACAAGGTGCGCTAAATctgtcctggttggtcaaacaaatcacatggtgcactaaagcAGTTCTGGTTGGTCAGaaaagtcacatggtgcacaaAAGCAGTCTTAGTTGGTCAAAAAATTCACACGGTGCGCTAAATAAattctggttggtcaaacaattAGTCACATGATTCACAAAAGCAGTCCTGGTTGGTAaaataagtcacatggtgcactaaagcagtcctggttggtcaaaaagtcacatggtgcactaattaaagcagtcctggttggtcacacaagtcacatggtgcactaaagcagtcctggttggtcaaaaagtcacatggtgcacaaaagcagtcctggttggtcaaaaaaGTCACATGACGTGCGCTAAATCAGTCATGTTGTTCATaaaagtcacatggtgcacaaAAGCAGTTCTGGTTGGTCAGaaaagtcacatggtgcactaaatcagttctggttggtcagaaaagtcacatggtgcactaaagaAGTCTTGGTTGTTCAAAAAGTCACATGGTGCGCTATAAATCTGTTCTGGTTGGTCAAGCAAATCACATGGTGCCCTAAATCAGTTCTGGTTGGCTTAagcaagtcacatggtgcactaaagcagttctggttggtcaaaaaaatcacatggtgcactaaatcagttCTGGTTGGATAAGAAAAttacatggtgcactaaatcagtcctgCATGGTTGGTCAGagaagtcacatggtgcactaaagcAGTTCTGGTTGGTCAACAAAAttacatggtgcactaaatcagttCTGGTTGGACAaagaagtcacatggtgcactaaagcagttctggttggtcaaacaagtcacatgttGCACTAAATcggtcctggttggtcaaaaattcacatggtgcactaaggTCAGTCATGTTGTTCAAAaggtcacatggtgcactaaagcagttctggttggtcaaaaaagtcacatggtgcactacaGCAGTCCTGGTTGCTCAGAGAAGTCACATGGTGCTCTAACGAAAGCAGTTCTGGTTGGTCaaaaagtcacatggtgcactaaagcagtcctgattggtcaaaaaattCACATGGTGCgctaaatcagtcctggttggtcaaacaagtcacatggtgcactaaagcAGTCCtagttggtcaaacaagtcacatggtgcgctAAATCaatcctggttggtcaaacaagtcacatgattCACAAACGCAGTCCTGGTTGTTAAACAAATTGCAGGGTGTgctaaatcagtcctggttggtcaaacaagacTTATGATGCGCTAAATAAGTCCtagttggtcaaacaagtcacatgatgCACAAAAGCAGTCCTGGTTGGTAAAAAAAATCGCATGGTGcacagaacaaacaaacacacacacatacacacacacacacacacacacacacacacacacatacacacaatcatattAAAGCTGTGTAGCTCTTGGTGCGATTTAAGATGGTTTTTTTTCGGCAGGGAGTAGTCATTTGAGCAaaaattcaaacttcataaattattgatctgatcaacaaagggaagttagcgctctaaatgcaaacaacatgtgtaatggagtaaatgaaagttattcggaaccagtctcctggcacctgagagtaTAACAAGCTTTGACATGAAAAAAAGGAACTTCATAAATCCTACGATCATGTGTATAATTTCTGCACGATCGACATTAAAATGACAAATAAGAAACTTCACACATCCTTCGAGTATATGTGTAACATTTTAGTACGATCGGCATTGAAATGTAAAAAATGGAATTTCATTAATTCTACGGGTATGTGTATAATTTAAGCACGATCggagagagaataacaagcattgaaatgaaaaaTAAGAAACTTCATAAATTTGTACGAGTGTGTGTACAATTTCAGCACGATCGtagagagaataacaagcattgaaatggaGAGAAAAACCACCTTCATAAATCATACGATTTCGTGTATAATTTCAGCACGATCGCAAACATCGAAGGTCAGTGGGCGATGCAAGGCAAGACCCTGACTGACCTGTCCGTGGAACAGGTGGTGGACTGTGATGGTTCCAAGGATGAGAAAGAGTCAGTggacagtgtgtgtatgtgtgtgtgtgtgtgtgtgtgtgcgtgtgcgtgtgcgtgtgtgcgtgtgtgcgtgtgtgtgtactgattgtgtgtgtgtgtgcgtgtgcgtgtgtgtgtgatttcagtCTGTGAACTTAATTTTACTTTTGAACAAACACACCCTGACACTCCGTTGAGCTTGAACAAAATAcagtctctctgcctctggAGATACACACTAGTAACGTTCGTTCGAACATGTCCGCACATCTACTCAAATACAAACTaactgtctgtgcgtctgtatgGGTTTGGTGTTCATTTCGGTGTGTCCGTCTATCTGTATCACGAGATCATCACTTGTAAAGTTTGTCTGTGCGTTTTGAAAAGCTGATTGCTAAAATGTCTGTTACGTTCGTTTTGTTATCCGTTGATGCATGTTTCAtttcataaataaatccctgcgccttgaatatgtgcgcgatatatattgcataaaatgaaaataaacaagaaattcctccgaggtaggaaaaacacccccgtcaaagggaaataaccttctcagttggtggcagtgactgagtgagaatggttatttccctttgaccattaatatttccctctataagtccttgtataattttaatccaccaataactccctaaccgtgtgtttgactggtcccaatttttgtaaggaccgtctcaggaaagtatagaacctgttcaccaagtttggtgacgatcggtccgttcattcttgagatctatatgcgaacacaaacacacaaacaaacaaacaaacaaacaaacaaacacatcgaccgaaacctatacacacccctataccgggggtgtaataaaaaataaatccccgcgcttagaactgtacccacggaatacgcgcgatataagcctcatattgattgattgattgatttcagTCAAAAAGCAGACTGCGGTGTGTTCGGAGGGTGGCCGTTCCTCGCTTATCAGTACATTCAAAAGGCGGTAAGAAAATCAACTATGAAAAGTATGAACTGTCAACAAAGGGATTTGGTACTCGCCGATATACGATGTAGTATTTGTGTGAAAAAATTGTAAATGTTTATAATGGTGTGTGTAACGTGAGGAAAGAATATATCTCTCTATCTTCACGACATGTTTGTAAAtaaagagagttagagagagagagagagagagagagagagagagagagagagagagagagagagagagagagagagacgaagagagagacggagagacagagagatagagagagagagagcctggagagagagagggggggggggggggagagggagagacactgAGATGGGGGCGGGTGGAgatacagacatagacacaggcTGACAGATAGAAACTTAAACATAGGAAATGAAATTGTGCAAAGTACTGTGAAATGCATAGTTTTTACGTCCAACATTTTCAGGGTGGGCTTGAATTATGGACAGACTACTCCTACTGCTCGGGGATAGGAGGAGGAAAagggagttgcttcccttgcccCGCTCCGGGATACAACAAAACGCTCTGCGGACCCCCAGCAGAGTACTGCCTGAAGAACGAGAGCTGTGCCGCCAAAGTGGACCCCTCCAAGTTTGTTCCTGATCTCAAAGTGGCCGACTGGAAGGCCATTTCTCAGGTAGGGGCATACGTATAGTATAGAGGTCggttagctcagttggtagagcaccaCTGGCACTAgatggttcgaatcccggcagggactgacggacacgggtcaagtCACGTTATGTGCAGACGGCCTcactgagagacggtatccatgccccacctccgtgtcaccacagtggtacGTAAAAGACCAAGGTCATGCTGCCAtacgtgcaggtggctgattacactcCCTAAACACACACTGGCGCGGCACACCGTCagctgttgctgctagctttccactgggaggaagcgacccgaccaAATTTGCCGGGATTGGGATAATAGAGTGTATGAAAtataatgaaatgaaaatagtTCGACGTTGGTTTTAATCCCTTACTTACGCCTCAAATTTGTATTCATTAATTGAAATGTATAATTAGTcaagtaaaaaagaaaaaaaaagaatttaccTATTTTCTCCAAATGCCTGTCAGGGCTAAAAATGTTTGACCGGAAGAATGTGCGTATGTATTTAATGGCAGCTGGATAGTTGTTCAACTTAAACGGTGGAATCAATGAGcctctaaacaaacaaaaaacatcataCCAAAATCGACATCCTCGCCGTTTCTTGTCAGTACAGAGTCATTCTGAtttcatcgctcaacggctattgccagttatctctctgaccggacgcgaaactcctgcgcgaatctatcaaaacaagttatctcccatatgttgtttgcgagccgtgttcgcgagacgaaaataattgcagataggccgacttcgacagtgatctccgttctgttcttcacagttatgataaagacatcgttcaaaggtcaaaacaagtcgaaattttgggactgctgccggaaggagaccgtgatatatggttgcatcactacagaaaaaatcgtctgcttcagcgaacgccgaaaccaaacggttgattatcacgtgacacttttgccatatttagagttgtttgcacagtaaaaaaatagctcccttgaaactgtcttacaaatcaattcctttgtaatttaaaaatcacacaacaccatgaaaaatcattatcgacgaatCTGCTTAGGcctacatccataacacattacaacaagaagagcaaacgctcgatcgagtcactttcgcagttctgaatattatatgaggcatcagatggacaggaagaaattgctattcacaacacaatgagtcacgttcacataaaatttgagcccggtcacttttatagtttccgagaaaagcccaacgttaagttgtgtgttgccgaacagaaaaggctagttatctcccttgtttttctgataacgttcgtaaaaggctacagatgtaaatactttgatgtaaagaataatcctacaaagtttcaatcacatccgatgaactttgtcaaagatataaaatgtctaatttttcctttgacgctgacctgtgaccttgaaaaaggtcaaaggtcaacgaaaccatcgttcaagtgtagaggtcattggaggtcacgactaaacaaaatatgagcccgatcgctttgatagtttccgagaaaagtccaacgttaaggtggtgtctacggccggccggccggacggccggccggacagactaacactgaccgattacatagagtcactttttctcaagtgactcaaaaagctctaaatatgtaaaaaaaaaaaaaaatttttaaatcggtttccttgccagacaaggaaactcaaggcatcctgtcagggagagaatgagccgaactcattttgacctgaggtcaggatggtaGGCCTACAGAGTTGGAATTTCTTGATTAGCCtaaatagtgtccaagaaaattAATTCTTGACAAAATAATCCACTCTGCACAGCGAGCACTTCGCCTGTTGccgatgtttggtatgtgtccaagtggcgggatgtTCTTATCACACGTAAAGGCCTgcatggccagatctgagatggtgagccaaatgtgaccctccaccacggaatgagtcgcatgtcaccaatttgcatgatgttcatatttttacattttcctaaagagttttttcatgctctatccagtggtgaaacccgttttagaaaagagcaaaaactgtttgagttataagcctgtgactaaggtgaccctcacactgttac is a window from the Littorina saxatilis isolate snail1 linkage group LG10, US_GU_Lsax_2.0, whole genome shotgun sequence genome containing:
- the LOC138978750 gene encoding cathepsin L-like, producing the protein MKLLVGLCVALYFAVIEASLIPDPYPESKEDAATLFQLWKTDYSKVYRKSAEEGYRFEMFVSNVKHINNLNKQHRGEVTFELNQFADMSPAEFRNTVLMPKRTPPVHPPHKYMKVSVTDPLPESFDWTEQSTQVVTSVKDQGSAGTCWAFSTIANIEGQWAMQGKTLTDLSVEQVVDCDGSKDEKDQKADCGVFGGWPFLAYQYIQKAGGLELWTDYSYCSGIGGGKGSCFPCPAPGYNKTLCGPPAEYCLKNESCAAKVDPSKFVPDLKVADWKAISQNETEIAAAMMTTGPLSVALDATMLQFYRRGVFAPFVGCSKTALDHAVLLVGWGIETVFLEKKPYWKVKNSWGERWGQKGYFNIKRGNGECGINTQVTSAVLQKA